The Ptiloglossa arizonensis isolate GNS036 chromosome 4, iyPtiAriz1_principal, whole genome shotgun sequence genome contains the following window.
AACATtcatatatgtaaatatagGCACGTGATCTCTTTCCCTCAGAGTGACAGACTGGCATAAGTTGAAGCAGAATGTTAATTTTGAGTATCAACCAagttgattctttcttcgagagAACTATTGTTTAACTCTTCGGTGATACAGGCAACTGAGTATAATGTAGTTCGGAACAGGAGGCTATGCCATGTATAAAGGACAACCGAGAAGTTAATGATTAATCGTAATTGTAAATGTTTTGCAATCGCGTGAATGTATAGAACTTTTTGTAACTGTAGCTACTACTTGTTATTGTAGTagtgttaatattaattttgagtGTTGAAATTCCTcaagtattattaaataaagaattaaattgcgGACAAGTAATTTCGAGGGTTATCCTACAATTAACTTACCGCATTTAGGGAGGGCTGCTCAGACGCCATAGATATTATGGAGTCGTTCAATGAGCTGTGGTGGGAACTGATCTGAAAATCGTTTCCAATTTTCCGCACCAACTTGAGTTTTAAACCCATGAAGTATCTGTCAGGAAAACAAGGTACGAATTTTTAGCGTCATGAAATACAGTGACTGATAGAAACAATTGGTACCAATGGTTAATTGTGTTTTTATACCTTCTGGAACATATCTTTAAGATCTTCTCTTGGTGAGACCCAAGATGCGACAGCATCACAGAAGAAGATGAAATCTTGCACAACTCCTGCTGGATTTACCGTAACCATTTGACACATACCTCTGAATGCTgagtctttttcttcgttatctCTAATGCTCCGCAAAGAAGTACACCTAATAAAGTAGATATACACATTACTAAGTGATTGACATTCAAAGTGGACAAAGAAGGTATATTCATAGCAATTGAATTGAGAATCATACATTGAACATCACATCTTTCACCCTCTTATGTTGGATAGCTAAATATCCATATTTTTgctaaatacatttttttttttaaatattaagcaCATTATAACAATAAATGTACCTTCTTTCTAATGGAATTGACGATTTACATTCATTCATAAGAATGTGATTATGACAAAAAATGACAGCTAGTCACTTGGTATAATATTCATTCCCACAAGTTATACATATATAGATTCTTATAACTAACATTTAACGAGGCAAATCTGTTGGCTTTTTTGAGACCAGTCCTATGTTGGAGTTTCCTATATTGTCATTTTTACATAATTAGTGAATGCTGTCTtaatttttcttacaatttttgtCTCTGCTTCAATGTAATCAGTCTAAAAAATCAACtgagaattaaaaatttgaactaccaatgcaaaaaattaaaaaaattcaatataatCTAAAATATGATAACACAGAtcgtgtattaaatattttgcaacTATTGTTGCATCTCCTTTTTTAAAAGCCTTGTTCAAaggaaatttcatattttttctaaaataatatGACTGGCATCATACAATAGTACGATTTCATTAAGGCTTGGTTTACATTTGACATTTCTAACTTCAAGTTCTTCATTATTGCAACATAAAGGGACATTAGCGATAGTTATAGTTACAGCAAGAATGTAACTATGAAGATATACCTGACAAATATTAAAACTCTGTTATTAACATGCAAAGGACATTTCTGACTGAAACTACCTATACACAGTGACAGTatgtaaaaaaaaggaaaaaagtacaTTTCTAATTTCCAATGCAAGGCAATAATACATAGGCCAAAATATTACACAGACCTAAAAGTGACAAATGTAAACCTACCCTAGTCTCTCAAACTGCATAATTGAAGAGCCCATAACATACACGGTGGCAAATCAATATAAATATACCATATAAACAATTAGATGTAAAACCTTTAACATGGTAAAAACCATTGGGTAAGTTTAATACTAGATTTAAGTTAAACTTGGCCCAAGTCTATTGTTAAAAGGTTTTACCTctgttttgtaaaaataaaatcattatGGACTCGATACATAGTATGAATGCTACAGTATTCTTGCGCAAAAATTCTTAGCAGCCCCTGATGCAATGTACTGAATAATCgggaataatatataataataaagtgctaataaaaatagaaggtaatataataattaatagaatataataataaagaaatttacaCACCACTGTCGGACAAACTGCTGTAACATGGGGGCGACGTCGTGGGGACACACATAACCTAGGCGACCGATCGTTATGGCTACGGTTTCATTTCATTTCGGTAAGTAGACAAGTGAAGTGTAGTGAAGTGACCGGAAACACAAACAATAAGACAACTGATAGCGAACCAACGATCAACTCAGGCGAACATGTCGttgtttataaatttcaattaacttgtaattaatcatttaatcaataATAATCAATTTAATATTAACAATCAATAGAGACAGTGGGAACAGAGGTGAACATATGAAATACCGACAATGAACATAGGCAATACCGTGCTATTGTAGCTGctgaaacaataataaaaattagatAGCAGCGTGCGAGCCCATGATTTGTAAAAACCGACATGAGTATGATTTCTACCAATAAATATCAATACAAACAAGAACAACCAAGAAACacagaactaaaaattttgttgtGAATTTAAGGCCAATTTAAATAACACTGGTTGAAACAATATTTGGGGCTTAGATGCAAGCATAGTATATACTGAATCGCAGTACGTTTTCATGGCAATACCAGCCATATAAAGCCTGCAGGCAATCGCACACCACTAAATTAGGTCCAATGTACAAATACTAATAATTTAACCCGCTGATAAACGTGCAAACGTGGCCATGTGGAACCACCCGAAGTCGTCAATCTGTGTGGTTATTACCTTTGATAAAATCATTTACAGAGAATGCACCTAAACTTAAATGCCACCGAATGCTGTATCTAACGTGAGGACTTTTTTTTTGCTTGTATACTTGGGAGACTTCTCATTAAATGATTATCGTTACCTAAGGTACACGATAAAAACTATACATGTTTTTGCGATCTATTTAAACACATGAAACATAATGCCTCAAATGAAAAGTTTCCCCTCATGTGCAGAGCATACTTCTAAGAAAAGGTATATTACTTCTACAATATGGGTGAACAATAGTAATGTAGTTGGTATTATTGCATTActcaaaaaatgaaactttcctACGCATTGCTCCCTACCATTTAAAAGTATGCTCCATATACTATGCTGTGTAAAAAAACTATACGTTTGATAAATACTGTACAACTACTCACCCGTGTTTTCTAACAGTGTTTTTGGAGTATTTGGTCTATTGATTATGTCGATAAGTTGGGTCAAAATTAATGGAATATATGCGCTCGTATCGGATCCTACGAAGCAGAAAAAACATGTTGTCAAGTATGGCCAGTTTTAAAATGTATCAATatactaatattttttaaaacaaatttaccGAGTTTTATAGCTATTTCACCAATAGCCCATGTCGCATTGTTGCACACCGATATAAATTCAGGATTTAAATTCTGTCCAAGTATAGGCATAAATTCCGCTACATGAAATAATCATAAAATTAGTATAATCTATACAAAGATATTGCGACATTACAATGTACAAATCGACTGCGTCAACGAGCACGTAACACTCACGTATACATGGGAGAACATGTTGGAAGCAGGCCTTTGTAAGATCTCCTAACAAAGCGAAGCTGCTCTGTCTAACTTCAGGCATAACATCTTGCATACACTGATACAGCAGTTGCATTACAGTGCTATTCATTACTAAGCTTTCCATGTGACCGTCCAATCCTTCGGCTAAGCCGCTAAGAAGGTCTAATGCAACAATCATAAAATCTTTGTCAGGCGCCTCAAATTGGTCTGGGCTCTGAGTATTTGCTATATGTTGATTTAGCGTCTGCTCTACGAGGGATACACACcgcctattaaaaaaaaatagtacacATGGACATTCAAATACAATCCAATTTACAAACTCTGAGTTTTAGACGAGTAACTTACCTATAGACGGGTTCGCAATAAGGAAGAAAACCTGATCGCAATGCAGTCGCAACAGAGGAAAGACATTCTAACAATGGGAAAAGGTCTTTGTCTTCATCTTTCAATACATTCCATTTATTAATTAGTGGTGGCATAAGAAGATTGATATAATCCGGTTTATTAAGATGATGTCCCACTGAATCAGCAAGTGTACCAATTGCATCGTACAATATTAAAAGATTTTTGTGTTGGTATTTACCTAGAAAATTGTTTGACCCACAACAATTAGTAATAGAATAAATATTCTGCCAAAATAATGTTTTTATGCCAATATACTTACCAAAGGCAAAAACAAGTGTTTCAAGAATAAATCCAAGATAAGGAACCAATTCTGTGCATGCTTCTTCTTCTAACGTTGCAAAAGCAGAACACGCAGCTTCTTGAACACGTTTATTGCCATCAAGTACTCTTTTGAGCAATTCAGTCATTAAAGGCTTCAAATTCGTGTCATGTGGCTGTGTGCACACCCAATGTGCGTAACGGCTTAGCGTCCAGCATGTAATGGCACGTACTAGCGCCTTTTTATCACTCAAGCAACTAATTAAATATGGAATTAATTCAGATAAATGTGGGATCATGCCAACCATGCAACCTAAAAAAGATTATACTTTGAATTATGATCTGAAAGTGcacaaaataaaagtaaattttgaaaactgTTAAGAAAAGAACCTTCTGCTATAGCTCCTAACGCTAATATTCCAGACTCTTTGATTTCCCAATCTTGATGAAAAAGAGTCTCCTTTAAAATTGGTACTAAAACTGGTAATAATTCTTCTCTAAAGACATTTGCTAACATATCCAATGCAGCGGCCGAACATTTTCTTAAGTTCCAATCACTAAGCGTTGAATCATCGTCGCAACCATCTTCTGCGTCTATGTCTTCTTCATTACAACCACCATTCTCGTCTGTATGTTTGTTCATAGTAGCATGATGCATGTGATGTGTTTTTGATTTATGAAATCTTGGTCGGATGTCTTCTTCCCTATCTGGGATCATTTCGTCTTCTTCTACATCCCCTCTTAGGAGTATTATGTCAATGTCCGAGTATTTCATACCTCTTACCTATAAAAGTGCATTATGCATTTATTTACATCAATTGCTACATATACTTTCCTAATTTGTTCTATAATTACTTACCAATATAGGTACCAAACGAGTTAAATGCGGTGCAAGAGCTTCTTTACAAATTGGTTGCTCTGCCAGTGACAACCAAAATTCACAAGCTTCTAGAGCAACTCCTTCATCAGGATCTTGAGTTCTCATTAACATATACTCTATTATACTGTGCATATGTGGTATTAATCTATCCATTCGAACTTCAAGTAACATGACCAAGCCTCTGTAATGAACAACATAATCAACGTTATATTATGCACGTTTCTTTGacatattttcattgaaaaaatagATTGCTATACCTGCACACAttttttctaacatcagaatctTCATCATTAGCCAGATGGAAGAGATTCTCCAGGAAACTATCTATGTGAATCATGAGGGCCTGTGTGCGATTAACAATAAACTGATTAACACAGGCAATAGCATGTGATCTAATTTTAGGGCTTGAATGTCTGAAAAAttgcaggaattttgggatcaTAACATTTAATGGTCGATTAAGTGCATCTGAATCTAATATTTCTGCAGAATCTTCGCAAATCTTCTGAAGAGCGCCAAAAGCACCTTCGCAGACATCAAAATCTTGCGCATCCAACATTTGACAAAGTGCAGGCAGCAGCTCTGGCCATTTAGTCAATTCAcctattaaaaaaagaagatttATGTTGTAAACATATACTTTTCAACAATTCTTTATATTttgcaacaaaaatttacctttggatgcaacagtagttattaaaATACCAACAGTTGCTCGAATCAGAGGCGATGGATCCCCAACAGCTGATAAACATTCTTGTTTGATAAAATTCGTTACTTCTggtaaaaatttatgaaaatgggCCTTAACATTGTTCTTCAATATCAGTCCACTAAGCGACCTCGTAGGTTCatcttaaaataaaatgtattatagTAGACAATAATTAATACATTTCAGAATATTGAATTAATGTGGAAAATACATACCTTCTGATGTGAGTTTTGCTAAAACAAAAATAAGATAATTGTTGAAGTCTGGAAACTTGTTCAATTCTTCCAATTTCTGAGGAAAATTTGTTAAGgaaaagtgaaaaagaaaatataagtaTTAAATACAACCATTGTTTGTAAAATctatgaaaacaaaaaaaattgcaCACTCATATAATCGATATAATTATCAATTGCAAATGTTGCTATTACATAATAAACATAAAAAATTATACTATTCTCCCATTATGTTTGCAATATATTTGATATGTAAGAAAAAAAACCGGATAATATACAGCACAAAAGTCATATACAACATATCTCtacaaacataaaattttcccaaCTATGAGATTCCTATATAATTAGCTACGTATAAGTTTTTATACAATATAGGTGTaatgaaagagaagaaaaactgTGTATACAAAAAATTTAAATTCCCGTAACTGTATAGTTCCGTCCCAGCTGTAATCCGCGGCAAACACACTTCTACCAACATTTATTTGCACGTATCGTTTCGTGGAGCCTGTTTAATTAACATTACGGGCGCGACTATACGCGAAATTTATCGATTATAGCGTCAAGAAAAACAAACTCGTCGACGATGTTAACATCAT
Protein-coding sequences here:
- the Tnpo gene encoding transportin 1, which produces MKMAWQPQEEGLRQILTLLKESQSPDTATQRAVQEKLEELNKFPDFNNYLIFVLAKLTSEDEPTRSLSGLILKNNVKAHFHKFLPEVTNFIKQECLSAVGDPSPLIRATVGILITTVASKGELTKWPELLPALCQMLDAQDFDVCEGAFGALQKICEDSAEILDSDALNRPLNVMIPKFLQFFRHSSPKIRSHAIACVNQFIVNRTQALMIHIDSFLENLFHLANDEDSDVRKNVCRGLVMLLEVRMDRLIPHMHSIIEYMLMRTQDPDEGVALEACEFWLSLAEQPICKEALAPHLTRLVPILVRGMKYSDIDIILLRGDVEEDEMIPDREEDIRPRFHKSKTHHMHHATMNKHTDENGGCNEEDIDAEDGCDDDSTLSDWNLRKCSAAALDMLANVFREELLPVLVPILKETLFHQDWEIKESGILALGAIAEGCMVGMIPHLSELIPYLISCLSDKKALVRAITCWTLSRYAHWVCTQPHDTNLKPLMTELLKRVLDGNKRVQEAACSAFATLEEEACTELVPYLGFILETLVFAFGKYQHKNLLILYDAIGTLADSVGHHLNKPDYINLLMPPLINKWNVLKDEDKDLFPLLECLSSVATALRSGFLPYCEPVYRRCVSLVEQTLNQHIANTQSPDQFEAPDKDFMIVALDLLSGLAEGLDGHMESLVMNSTVMQLLYQCMQDVMPEVRQSSFALLGDLTKACFQHVLPCIPEFMPILGQNLNPEFISVCNNATWAIGEIAIKLGSDTSAYIPLILTQLIDIINRPNTPKTLLENTAITIGRLGYVCPHDVAPMLQQFVRQWCTSLRSIRDNEEKDSAFRGMCQMVTVNPAGVVQDFIFFCDAVASWVSPREDLKDMFQKILHGFKTQVGAENWKRFSDQFPPQLIERLHNIYGV